The following proteins come from a genomic window of Aerosakkonema funiforme FACHB-1375:
- a CDS encoding Uma2 family endonuclease, protein MTSTSVRLFSQDEYHRMTEAGILDPDERVELLEGQIISMAAKNPPHSATNLCAAEYLRNLLAGLALIRIQDPIDLSPYSEPEPDIAVVKIDPRLYAENHPTPTDTFLLIEISDTTLERDRKQKAAAYAKAGIADYWILDVNTRQVRVFREIVKETYQQETILNEEATLFMLAFPKIEVQIDRLFP, encoded by the coding sequence ATGACCTCAACGAGTGTACGCTTGTTTTCCCAAGACGAATACCACCGGATGACAGAAGCAGGAATTCTCGACCCAGACGAGCGAGTGGAACTGCTAGAAGGACAAATTATCTCAATGGCTGCTAAAAATCCTCCCCATTCAGCCACCAACTTATGTGCGGCTGAATACCTCAGAAACCTACTCGCAGGACTTGCCTTAATTCGCATTCAAGACCCCATTGACCTCAGTCCTTACTCAGAACCCGAACCGGATATCGCCGTGGTGAAGATTGACCCCCGACTCTACGCAGAAAACCACCCGACTCCAACAGATACTTTCCTGCTTATAGAAATCTCAGACACGACCTTAGAACGCGATCGCAAACAAAAAGCAGCTGCTTATGCTAAAGCGGGAATTGCCGACTACTGGATTCTCGACGTAAACACCCGCCAAGTCCGTGTTTTCCGGGAAATTGTGAAGGAAACCTACCAACAAGAAACTATCCTCAACGAAGAAGCTACTCTTTTCATGCTGGCTTTTCCTAAGATAGAAGTACAAATCGATCGATTATTTCCCTAG
- a CDS encoding hybrid sensor histidine kinase/response regulator, whose protein sequence is MNNCKILVVEDELIVAKNLENKLKKLGYEVVAMIPSGEEAIQKAIEEKPDLILMDIMLQGEMDGIETAEYIWTNYHIPVIYLTANADTSTLNRAKNTGSFGYLIKPFKEKELNANIELARLKHLEQEKLRQELAISQELRKKAEELSELRSRYMSITSHEFRNPLTSIIMSADLLEMYNDKWSEDKKKKHLQRIQKAVKNMNSLLEDVLTLGRMESGKLSFQPTRLNLVKLCEQILDELQIAELMPQPIVFAINGETQDAYIDEKLLRHILVNLLSNAIKYSPQGGRVDFTLNFDENWVVFQIRDRGIGIPPEDLQKLFETFHRAGNVGEIPGTGLGLSIVKSCVDLHQGDIYVESKVGEGTKFTVKLPISC, encoded by the coding sequence ATGAACAATTGTAAAATTTTAGTAGTTGAAGATGAATTGATTGTCGCTAAGAACCTAGAAAATAAGTTAAAAAAACTAGGATATGAAGTTGTGGCAATGATTCCATCGGGAGAAGAAGCAATTCAAAAAGCTATCGAAGAAAAACCAGACCTGATTTTGATGGATATCATGCTGCAAGGGGAAATGGACGGTATTGAGACAGCAGAATACATTTGGACTAATTACCATATACCCGTAATTTATTTAACGGCAAATGCAGATACCAGCACATTAAATCGTGCTAAAAATACTGGCTCTTTTGGTTATTTAATTAAGCCGTTTAAAGAAAAAGAATTGAACGCTAATATTGAATTAGCGCGGCTCAAACATCTGGAGCAAGAAAAACTCAGACAAGAACTGGCCATTTCACAAGAGTTACGAAAAAAAGCAGAGGAACTCAGCGAACTGCGATCGCGTTATATGTCCATTACCTCCCACGAGTTTCGCAATCCCCTCACCAGCATTATTATGTCCGCAGATTTGCTGGAAATGTATAATGACAAATGGTCGGAAGACAAAAAGAAAAAACATCTTCAACGGATTCAAAAAGCTGTCAAAAATATGAATAGTTTGTTGGAAGATGTGTTAACTTTGGGGCGGATGGAATCGGGTAAATTATCATTCCAACCCACAAGGTTAAATTTAGTTAAACTCTGCGAACAAATCTTAGATGAATTGCAAATAGCAGAACTTATGCCGCAGCCAATTGTCTTTGCAATTAATGGTGAAACTCAAGATGCTTATATCGACGAGAAACTACTGCGCCACATCTTGGTTAATTTGCTTTCTAATGCTATTAAATATTCTCCCCAAGGTGGAAGAGTTGATTTTACGCTCAACTTTGACGAAAATTGGGTAGTATTCCAAATTCGCGATCGCGGTATTGGCATTCCGCCAGAAGACCTGCAAAAATTGTTTGAAACTTTCCATCGCGCTGGCAATGTTGGGGAAATTCCCGGTACTGGCTTAGGGTTATCGATCGTCAAAAGTTGCGTGGACTTACATCAAGGCGACATTTATGTAGAAAGTAAAGTTGGTGAAGGAACAAAATTTACAGTTAAGCTGCCTATTTCTTGTTGA
- the acs gene encoding acetate--CoA ligase → MPQSTIESVLQEKRLFQPSPEFSQNAHIKSLEEYQQLYDRAKADPQKFWAELAEQELEWFQKWDTVLDWQPPFAKWFVNGKTNISYNCLDRHLTTWRKNKAALIWEGEPGDTRTLTYAQLHREVCQFANVLKQLGVQKGDRVGIYMPMIPEAAIAMLACARIGAPHTVVFGGFSAEALRDRLIDGEAKVVVTADGGWRKDAIVPLKTQVDKALAEGVPSVKNVVVVKRTGQEIHMEDGRDLWWHELQKGVSADCPAEPMDSEDLLFILYTSGSTGKPKGVVHTTGGYNLYTHMTTKWIFDIKDTDVYWCTADIGWITGHSYVLYGPLSNGATSLMYEGAPRASNPGCFWDVIEKHGVTVFYTAPTAIRAFIKAGEHLPKARNLSSLRLLGTVGEPINPEAWMWYHRVIGGERCPIVDTWWQTETGGIMVTPLPGAIPTKPGSATRPFPGIIIDVVDLDGNSVADNEGGYLSVKYPWPGMMRTLYGDPDRFRRTYWEHIPPQDGQYFYFAGDGARRDEDGYFWVMGRVDDVINVAGHRLGTMEVESALVSHPAVAEAAVVGKPDELKGEDIVAFVTLESTYEPSEELNKQLKQHVVQEIGAIARPGEIRFTDALPKTRSGKIMRRLLRNLAAGQEVSGDTSTLEDRGVLDKLREGA, encoded by the coding sequence ATGCCGCAATCAACCATAGAATCAGTCCTGCAAGAAAAACGCTTATTCCAACCATCCCCAGAATTCTCGCAAAACGCTCATATTAAGAGCTTAGAGGAATATCAGCAACTATACGATCGCGCTAAAGCCGATCCCCAGAAATTTTGGGCAGAACTAGCCGAACAAGAGTTAGAGTGGTTCCAAAAGTGGGATACCGTGTTAGATTGGCAACCGCCTTTCGCTAAGTGGTTCGTCAACGGTAAAACCAATATTTCCTATAACTGTCTGGACAGACACTTAACTACTTGGCGGAAAAATAAGGCAGCTTTGATTTGGGAAGGAGAACCGGGAGACACCCGCACTCTGACTTACGCGCAATTGCATCGGGAAGTTTGTCAATTTGCCAATGTCTTGAAACAGCTAGGCGTGCAAAAAGGCGATCGCGTCGGTATCTATATGCCGATGATTCCGGAAGCGGCGATCGCGATGTTAGCTTGTGCCAGAATAGGCGCACCCCACACAGTTGTCTTCGGCGGTTTCAGCGCGGAGGCGTTGCGCGATCGACTCATCGACGGAGAAGCTAAAGTGGTAGTCACCGCCGATGGTGGTTGGCGCAAAGATGCGATCGTACCTCTCAAAACTCAAGTAGACAAAGCTTTGGCAGAAGGCGTCCCCAGCGTCAAAAATGTCGTGGTTGTCAAGCGTACCGGTCAAGAAATACACATGGAAGACGGGCGCGATCTCTGGTGGCACGAATTGCAAAAAGGTGTCTCCGCCGATTGTCCCGCCGAACCGATGGATAGCGAGGACTTACTCTTTATCCTCTATACCTCCGGCAGTACCGGCAAACCCAAAGGCGTCGTCCACACCACTGGCGGTTATAACTTATACACCCACATGACAACCAAGTGGATTTTCGACATTAAAGACACCGATGTATATTGGTGTACCGCCGATATCGGTTGGATTACGGGACACAGCTACGTACTTTACGGCCCCTTATCCAACGGTGCTACCAGTCTGATGTACGAAGGTGCGCCGCGTGCCTCCAATCCCGGTTGTTTCTGGGATGTCATCGAAAAACACGGCGTCACAGTTTTTTATACCGCGCCAACAGCAATTCGCGCTTTCATCAAAGCAGGCGAACACTTACCCAAAGCGCGAAATCTTTCTTCCCTGCGGTTGTTGGGAACCGTCGGCGAACCGATTAACCCGGAAGCTTGGATGTGGTATCACCGGGTAATTGGCGGCGAACGCTGTCCGATCGTCGATACTTGGTGGCAAACGGAAACAGGCGGGATTATGGTGACGCCGTTACCTGGGGCGATTCCCACCAAACCGGGTTCCGCTACCCGTCCTTTCCCTGGCATTATCATCGATGTTGTCGATCTGGATGGCAATTCGGTGGCCGATAACGAAGGCGGCTATCTGTCTGTAAAATATCCTTGGCCGGGGATGATGCGGACATTGTACGGCGATCCCGATCGCTTCCGCCGCACTTACTGGGAACATATTCCCCCGCAAGATGGGCAGTATTTCTACTTTGCTGGCGATGGTGCTAGGCGCGATGAAGATGGTTATTTCTGGGTGATGGGTCGCGTTGACGATGTAATAAATGTTGCGGGACACCGCCTCGGTACAATGGAAGTCGAATCGGCCTTAGTTTCTCACCCGGCGGTAGCTGAAGCGGCTGTTGTCGGTAAGCCGGACGAACTGAAAGGCGAAGATATTGTTGCTTTTGTGACTTTAGAAAGTACGTATGAACCGAGTGAGGAACTGAACAAGCAACTCAAGCAGCACGTTGTCCAGGAAATTGGGGCGATCGCACGTCCCGGCGAAATTCGCTTTACCGACGCTTTACCGAAAACTCGTTCCGGTAAAATTATGCGGCGCTTGTTGCGAAATCTCGCCGCCGGACAAGAAGTTTCCGGCGATACTTCTACTTTAGAAGATCGGGGAGTTTTGGATAAATTGCGGGAAGGCGCTTAG
- a CDS encoding PAS domain S-box protein: protein MSENVLPLYSPHLNQVLDPSPLIVSPNALLLDVLVQMSQVRGSLCMLAKSEATTGLNSNGTSCVLVMEESRLVGVFTERDLVKLTVSRRSFKGVTIAQVMTHPVITLIQDKKSFDVFTAIAMMRQHRIRHLPILDTGGKLLGVVTSESLRQALQPSNLFRIRQVAEVMTRQVIAAPTTASVLELAELMASHRVSCVVIYHPTNEKQLKPLGIVTEGDILQFQVLELDLAKIQAQTVMSTPLFCLTPQDSLWTAHQEMLSRRVQRLVVVGEVGELVGIVTQTTLLRSLDPLEMYRVVQTLHQSVSQLEAEKIELLKNRNIELEKQVQERTAQVRQQAEGERLLRSIASRIRQSLKLEDILNSTVTEVRQILKCDRVMIYHFLPNMNGRVVAESVDFCWTAAIEKQIEDTCFINGEATKYIQGKQWSCQNIYTANLTPCHLELLENLQVKSNLVVPILIADNLWGLLIAHQCSHPREWQAFELELLDQLSVQIAISIQQSKALEKAEIELAERIRTEEALRQSEQRYATLTKAAPVGIFCTDMQGNCTYVNERCCEIMGVTADELLTKGWANRLHPEDRDRVLKEWDSAIKQKKPFRAEYRFICPNGTITWVLGQAIAEKQNNQQDFIYVGTITDISDRKHAESALQTLNEELENKVQERTKELAFQKFALDQAAIVSITDEQGFITYVNNKFCEIYRYSQTELITNTHNVVSSGYHSKSFFKQMWQTIASGKVWQGEIKNQDKNGNNHWVYTTIVPSKNDLGKPYQYLSIGFDITQRKQAEEALSLSEVRFRSLFEAAADFIHVVDLDGLIWQTNPASIQESGYAEIELIGHRIDRFFTPCSQKVFAEMFPNLLQTGTQRLEVEFIRKDGTITMMDLSSSVARDENGQFAYIVIIQRDISDRKQTEQSLKRQLAAIEAAMDGIAILDENSQYSYLNQAHAEMFGYRNATELLGKNWQELYYPREIANFQKEVFPALGNTGKFQGEATAKRKDGSTFDEEVSLTLIEGVGLICVCRDITQRKQAEALLAKRDRYLTALVEVQRQLLASPVDNETYNLILSNLGQVCDVSRIYIFENHQDAIGRLLTSQRAEWCAEEIEPQIDNPALQNFPLDQLSPNWLSALSKGDIIEGTVTEFPEPERQILADKGILSILILPLIVNGEFFGFIGFDNCRQARVWEPLEISILSSAATAISIAKESQMAEEALQQAKGKLQAVLDTVPGFVSWISSDLKYLGVNRHLSDTFKLPVENFIGQPIGFLENSREFVQFINQFFAMSNPTNSQTISIETNGQERSYLVVAQKYDGDRACVSVGLDITERKNAEEQIKASLKEKEVLLKEIHHRVKNNLQIISSMIDLQSQFIDSPEMMNIFLDSQSRIQSMALIHEQLYQSKDLAKIDFCDYVANLVDNLFSSYGVDRELIKYIIDIDNVCLNLDTSIPCGLIINELVSNALKHAFPYGREGEIWVELYLDEQNHIILNVSDNGIGFPENLNFQKIETSLGLQLVCTLTKQLKGNIELDRNNGTRFKLTLSELKYRRKN from the coding sequence ATGTCAGAGAATGTTTTGCCTCTGTACTCGCCGCATCTAAACCAAGTACTTGACCCTTCACCCCTCATAGTTTCCCCAAATGCTCTGCTACTAGATGTTTTGGTGCAAATGAGCCAGGTACGGGGAAGTCTTTGTATGTTGGCAAAATCAGAGGCAACAACAGGCTTAAACTCAAATGGTACTAGCTGTGTTTTGGTGATGGAAGAATCTCGCTTGGTGGGAGTATTTACTGAGAGAGATTTGGTCAAGTTAACTGTTTCGCGGCGTAGTTTTAAAGGTGTGACGATCGCGCAGGTGATGACTCACCCTGTAATTACCCTGATTCAAGACAAAAAATCTTTCGATGTTTTCACTGCGATCGCGATGATGCGACAACACCGTATTCGCCACTTGCCAATTTTGGATACTGGCGGAAAACTGCTAGGAGTGGTAACATCTGAGAGCCTTCGTCAAGCTTTGCAACCAAGCAATCTTTTCCGCATCCGACAGGTGGCGGAGGTGATGACTAGACAGGTAATCGCAGCACCTACTACAGCTTCGGTTTTGGAATTAGCCGAACTAATGGCTAGCCATCGGGTGAGTTGTGTAGTTATTTATCATCCAACAAACGAAAAACAACTGAAACCTCTGGGGATTGTCACTGAGGGAGATATCTTGCAATTTCAGGTACTAGAGCTAGATTTAGCGAAAATTCAAGCTCAAACGGTGATGAGTACGCCGCTATTTTGCTTGACTCCTCAAGATTCCCTGTGGACAGCGCATCAGGAAATGCTTTCTCGGCGGGTGCAGCGATTAGTAGTAGTTGGAGAAGTGGGAGAACTGGTGGGGATTGTAACTCAAACTACCTTGCTGCGATCGCTCGATCCGTTGGAAATGTATCGTGTCGTGCAAACATTGCACCAATCTGTCTCCCAGCTAGAAGCGGAAAAAATAGAGCTGCTGAAAAACCGCAATATCGAATTAGAAAAGCAGGTGCAAGAACGTACTGCTCAAGTACGACAGCAAGCAGAAGGAGAACGCCTGTTGAGATCGATCGCATCTCGGATTCGCCAATCTCTCAAATTAGAAGATATTCTCAATTCTACAGTTACGGAAGTGCGGCAAATCTTAAAGTGCGATCGGGTCATGATCTATCATTTCCTACCCAACATGAATGGGCGCGTAGTGGCTGAATCAGTTGATTTTTGTTGGACGGCAGCAATAGAAAAGCAAATCGAAGATACTTGTTTTATTAACGGAGAAGCAACCAAATATATTCAAGGTAAACAATGGTCTTGTCAGAATATTTATACAGCAAACTTAACTCCTTGTCACCTAGAGCTATTAGAAAATTTACAAGTTAAATCTAATTTAGTTGTACCGATTTTAATTGCCGATAATTTATGGGGTTTGTTGATCGCACATCAATGCTCGCACCCGCGTGAATGGCAAGCATTTGAATTAGAATTATTAGACCAACTCAGCGTGCAAATAGCCATATCTATCCAGCAATCTAAAGCTCTTGAAAAAGCTGAAATTGAACTGGCAGAGCGAATACGCACAGAGGAAGCACTGCGTCAAAGCGAACAGCGTTATGCCACTTTAACAAAAGCAGCACCCGTAGGAATTTTTTGTACGGATATGCAAGGAAATTGCACTTATGTTAACGAGCGTTGCTGTGAAATTATGGGAGTTACAGCCGACGAATTATTAACTAAAGGTTGGGCAAATAGATTGCATCCTGAAGATCGCGATCGCGTTTTAAAAGAGTGGGATAGTGCCATAAAACAAAAGAAACCTTTTCGCGCAGAATATCGGTTTATTTGTCCGAATGGTACTATTACTTGGGTACTCGGTCAAGCGATCGCCGAGAAACAAAATAACCAGCAGGATTTCATTTATGTTGGCACGATCACCGATATTAGCGATCGCAAACACGCCGAATCAGCATTGCAAACACTCAACGAAGAACTAGAAAACAAAGTGCAAGAACGAACTAAGGAATTAGCTTTTCAAAAGTTTGCTTTAGATCAAGCAGCAATTGTTTCTATTACTGACGAACAAGGCTTTATTACTTATGTGAATAATAAATTTTGCGAAATCTATCGATACTCTCAAACCGAACTAATTACTAATACTCACAATGTTGTCAGTTCAGGCTATCATTCAAAAAGCTTTTTCAAACAAATGTGGCAAACTATTGCCAGCGGTAAAGTTTGGCAGGGGGAAATTAAAAATCAAGACAAAAATGGTAATAATCATTGGGTATACACTACGATCGTTCCTTCTAAAAACGATCTGGGTAAACCTTACCAATACTTATCCATAGGTTTTGATATTACCCAGCGCAAGCAAGCAGAAGAAGCCCTAAGTTTGAGCGAAGTCAGATTCCGATCTTTGTTTGAAGCAGCTGCTGATTTCATTCACGTTGTAGACTTAGATGGCTTAATCTGGCAAACTAATCCAGCTTCTATCCAGGAGTCTGGCTATGCAGAAATCGAGTTAATCGGTCATCGAATAGATCGATTTTTTACTCCTTGTTCTCAAAAAGTTTTTGCCGAAATGTTTCCCAATTTGTTACAAACAGGCACGCAGCGTTTAGAAGTTGAATTTATTCGTAAAGATGGCACAATTACCATGATGGACTTGTCATCTTCTGTAGCGCGTGACGAAAATGGCCAATTTGCTTATATTGTCATTATTCAAAGAGATATTAGCGATCGCAAACAAACAGAACAATCTCTGAAACGACAGCTAGCAGCTATTGAAGCGGCGATGGATGGCATTGCAATTTTGGATGAAAACAGCCAATATAGTTACCTCAATCAAGCTCATGCGGAAATGTTCGGTTATAGAAATGCTACTGAATTATTAGGCAAAAATTGGCAAGAATTGTACTACCCAAGAGAAATCGCCAATTTTCAGAAAGAAGTATTTCCTGCGTTGGGAAATACAGGTAAATTTCAAGGAGAGGCAACTGCTAAAAGAAAAGATGGTTCTACGTTTGATGAAGAAGTTTCCCTCACTTTGATTGAAGGCGTAGGATTGATTTGCGTTTGTCGGGATATTACACAGCGCAAACAAGCAGAAGCTTTATTAGCTAAGCGCGATCGTTATTTAACGGCACTCGTAGAAGTACAACGTCAACTATTAGCTTCTCCTGTAGATAATGAAACTTATAATTTAATTTTGTCAAATTTAGGGCAAGTTTGTGATGTCAGCCGTATTTATATATTTGAAAATCATCAGGATGCCATAGGTAGACTGCTAACCAGTCAACGTGCGGAATGGTGTGCTGAAGAAATTGAACCTCAAATTGACAATCCAGCCTTGCAAAATTTTCCCTTAGATCAATTATCTCCAAACTGGCTTTCTGCCTTATCTAAAGGTGATATTATTGAGGGTACAGTCACAGAATTTCCCGAACCAGAACGGCAAATTTTAGCAGACAAAGGTATTTTGTCTATCTTGATTTTGCCCCTAATAGTAAATGGTGAATTCTTTGGTTTTATTGGTTTTGATAACTGTAGACAAGCAAGGGTATGGGAACCTTTAGAAATTAGTATACTGAGTTCGGCGGCAACAGCGATATCGATAGCTAAAGAAAGTCAAATGGCAGAAGAAGCATTACAACAAGCTAAAGGTAAACTACAAGCCGTCTTGGATACCGTACCTGGGTTTGTATCTTGGATTAGTTCGGATTTAAAATACTTGGGCGTCAATCGGCACTTATCTGATACTTTTAAACTGCCTGTAGAAAACTTTATCGGTCAACCGATCGGTTTCTTAGAGAATAGCCGAGAATTTGTCCAATTTATAAATCAGTTTTTTGCTATGTCTAATCCAACAAATTCTCAAACAATATCTATCGAAACAAATGGACAAGAACGCAGTTATTTAGTGGTAGCCCAAAAGTACGATGGCGATCGCGCTTGCGTTTCAGTAGGGCTCGATATTACTGAACGCAAAAATGCTGAGGAGCAAATCAAAGCATCCTTGAAAGAAAAAGAAGTACTCTTAAAAGAGATCCACCACCGCGTAAAAAATAACCTACAAATAATTTCTAGTATGATCGATCTGCAATCTCAATTCATCGATTCTCCTGAAATGATGAATATATTTTTAGACAGTCAAAGCCGCATTCAATCAATGGCGCTCATCCACGAACAACTATATCAATCTAAAGATTTAGCTAAAATAGACTTCTGTGATTATGTTGCCAACTTGGTAGATAATCTTTTTAGCTCTTATGGCGTAGATAGAGAGTTAATAAAATATATTATTGATATCGACAATGTATGCCTCAATTTAGATACATCTATACCTTGCGGCTTAATTATTAACGAATTAGTTTCTAATGCTTTGAAACACGCTTTCCCATACGGCAGAGAAGGAGAAATTTGGGTAGAACTTTATTTAGATGAGCAAAACCATATCATCCTGAATGTTAGCGATAACGGCATCGGCTTCCCGGAAAATTTAAACTTCCAGAAAATTGAAACATCTCTAGGATTGCAGTTAGTATGCACATTAACCAAACAATTAAAGGGTAATATAGAGTTAGATAGAAACAATGGCACGCGATTTAAGCTAACTCTATCAGAACTCAAATATCGGAGAAAAAATTAA
- a CDS encoding metallophosphoesterase, whose protein sequence is MSLKINILYNLILFFVDIAVLLWLTRQQKRWAIGAGVGLFALAGLFFAAFLGESLFGIARLMSYGIFLHGLIISIGLAIALYRSFQKIAIASAVLAVIIGGIGLDAFAIEPYWLQVSHVQISTPKLEKALKILVLADFQTDVWGDYQRQALRTAINQKADLILLPGDYIQVYNSPDREKLRQNLNSFLKEINFDAKLGVYAVKGDQEFYEGWPHIFDGLPVTVFQDSRTVPLTKLCITGLTLNDSRNPQLKILECGSKFHIVFGHAPDFALGNINADLLVAGHTHGGQVRLPFIGPAIKMSRVPRKWAAGVTDIGDGRTLIVSRGVGMERGVAPRLRFLCRPELVVIDLLPI, encoded by the coding sequence ATGTCTTTGAAAATAAATATACTCTACAACCTGATCTTATTCTTTGTTGACATAGCAGTTTTATTATGGCTGACGCGCCAGCAGAAGCGGTGGGCGATCGGTGCTGGCGTAGGTTTATTTGCCTTGGCGGGATTGTTTTTTGCAGCGTTTCTGGGAGAAAGTTTATTTGGCATAGCCCGACTGATGAGCTATGGTATATTTTTGCATGGGTTGATTATATCGATCGGCTTAGCGATCGCACTGTATCGATCGTTTCAAAAAATTGCGATCGCCTCTGCTGTATTGGCAGTAATCATCGGCGGTATCGGTCTGGATGCGTTTGCGATCGAACCTTATTGGCTGCAAGTATCTCACGTTCAAATCAGTACGCCAAAGCTAGAAAAGGCATTAAAAATACTCGTCCTCGCTGACTTCCAAACCGACGTTTGGGGCGATTATCAGCGGCAAGCATTGCGTACAGCCATAAATCAGAAAGCTGACCTAATACTTCTTCCCGGAGATTATATCCAAGTATACAACTCTCCCGACCGAGAAAAACTGCGCCAAAACCTCAACTCCTTTCTCAAAGAAATCAACTTCGATGCCAAGTTAGGCGTATATGCTGTCAAAGGCGATCAAGAGTTTTATGAGGGATGGCCGCATATTTTTGATGGGTTGCCCGTAACAGTATTTCAAGATAGTAGAACCGTACCGCTAACCAAACTTTGCATCACCGGACTAACCCTCAACGATTCGCGAAATCCTCAGTTAAAAATTCTCGAATGCGGCAGCAAATTTCACATCGTCTTCGGTCATGCACCTGACTTTGCTTTAGGCAATATTAATGCCGATTTGTTAGTAGCAGGTCACACTCATGGCGGTCAGGTGCGACTTCCTTTCATTGGCCCTGCGATCAAGATGTCGAGAGTGCCTCGCAAATGGGCAGCTGGTGTCACCGATATCGGTGACGGACGCACGCTGATAGTTTCGCGAGGAGTTGGGATGGAAAGGGGAGTTGCACCCAGACTGAGGTTTTTGTGCCGTCCGGAATTAGTTGTAATCGATTTACTGCCTATTTAA